A stretch of [Clostridium] scindens DNA encodes these proteins:
- a CDS encoding phosphate acyltransferase, with translation MGEKLQNFKEMEEMVLRQGKQKIAVAAAQSEEVLIAVEYARKKGIVDALLIGDCQKIEEICQRNGILLSEYETEEVEEPQAAAIRAVAAVKEGRAQLLMKGLLETGDFLKAVLNRETGIRSEKRLCSVVAIESQAISRLLVLADVGTNIAPDLDIKKSILENCMEVAQAMGIDRPKAAVLCAHEHVKEKDMPVTIQAALLSKMNERGQYGKPGIVEGPISMDIAVSPHAAKIKKFQGKIKGDADILLVPDLEAGNILIKGLMYLTNDIRVAGVGMGALVPLILTSRGDDHDTKYYSIVLSSLISQFIQV, from the coding sequence ATGGGAGAGAAACTGCAGAATTTTAAAGAGATGGAGGAAATGGTTTTAAGGCAGGGAAAACAGAAAATCGCTGTGGCAGCAGCCCAGAGCGAAGAAGTCTTAATTGCGGTAGAGTACGCAAGAAAGAAAGGAATTGTCGATGCCTTATTAATCGGAGATTGTCAGAAAATAGAAGAAATCTGCCAAAGGAACGGAATTCTATTATCAGAATATGAGACAGAGGAAGTGGAGGAGCCACAGGCAGCGGCCATTCGGGCGGTTGCAGCCGTAAAGGAGGGAAGAGCCCAGCTGCTGATGAAGGGCCTGCTTGAAACCGGAGATTTTCTAAAAGCCGTACTAAATAGAGAGACGGGAATAAGGAGTGAGAAGCGACTGTGCTCTGTGGTGGCTATAGAGAGCCAGGCCATATCCCGGCTGCTTGTATTGGCGGATGTAGGGACGAATATTGCTCCAGACCTGGATATTAAGAAAAGCATATTGGAAAACTGCATGGAGGTGGCCCAGGCAATGGGAATTGACAGGCCAAAGGCAGCAGTACTTTGCGCACATGAACATGTAAAAGAGAAGGACATGCCAGTTACGATTCAGGCAGCGCTTCTGTCCAAGATGAATGAAAGAGGCCAGTATGGAAAGCCTGGAATCGTAGAAGGGCCAATATCTATGGATATTGCAGTCAGTCCGCATGCGGCAAAGATCAAGAAATTTCAGGGAAAGATCAAAGGAGATGCAGACATCTTGCTGGTACCGGATCTGGAGGCTGGAAATATCCTGATCAAAGGGCTTATGTATCTGACGAATGATATCAGAGTCGCGGGTGTCGGGATGGGAGCATTGGTTCCGCTGATTCTTACATCGCGGGGAGATGATCATGATACAAAGTATTATTCGATCGTCCTGTCCAGTCTGATCAGCCAGTTCATTCAAGTGTAG